A single region of the Methanomassiliicoccales archaeon genome encodes:
- a CDS encoding nitroreductase, which produces MNVLNAIKKRRSIRKYTKKPILEKDLRELLEVARLAPSGSNRQPWEIILVRDETRKKELVPLCKDQKFIADCSVLLVGVDNPEQKWQRVDLAIAFDHIALAAVEKGLGTCWIGAFDREAVARYLKVPEGKVVTACLTLGYPAEDPEPRHRKEMEDLFHWEEYGGTE; this is translated from the coding sequence CTGAATGTCCTGAACGCAATCAAGAAAAGAAGGAGCATTAGGAAGTACACCAAGAAGCCCATACTTGAGAAGGATCTCAGGGAATTACTCGAGGTTGCCAGGCTGGCGCCATCAGGATCCAACAGGCAGCCCTGGGAGATCATTTTGGTCCGGGATGAGACCAGGAAGAAAGAGCTGGTACCCTTGTGCAAGGATCAGAAGTTCATCGCAGACTGCTCAGTATTATTGGTCGGTGTTGATAATCCGGAGCAGAAATGGCAGAGGGTCGATCTGGCCATTGCATTCGACCACATCGCTCTCGCCGCGGTGGAAAAGGGACTTGGGACCTGTTGGATCGGAGCATTCGACCGTGAAGCTGTGGCTAGATACTTGAAGGTCCCCGAAGGAAAGGTTGTCACCGCCTGCCTCACCCTTGGATATCCCGCCGAGGATCCAGAACCAAGGCACAGGAAGGAGATGGAAGATCTATTCCACTGGGAGGAGTACGGTGGTACGGAATGA
- a CDS encoding radical SAM protein translates to MVMTDPLARYWGILEGRSKASYLLLRSHDVEFDTTRSTDELWDIHRKEMDRFRRGEHPDSHATNLLDLKEEIAKRIMRSCQFCERRCRVDRTEGKRGHCGVLEPRISSEFIHRGEEPPLVPSYTIFFAGCTFDCVFCQNYDISTDPDAGISFEPEVLADRIERRFEPTSIGRYSIIEKARNVNWVGGDPTPNLPYVLTVLRECRANIPQVWNSNMYLTPESMAILDGVIDLYLTDFKYGNDECAERLSNAARYWEVATRNHIEAYRQADIIVRHLVLPNHVECCSHPILEWLADNMPKALVNVMAQYRPVHRAKEHRDISRHLRNDEYLAALSRARDLDLHLVI, encoded by the coding sequence CTGGTGATGACCGATCCATTGGCAAGGTATTGGGGTATCCTCGAGGGAAGATCCAAGGCCTCCTATCTCTTGCTCCGCTCTCACGACGTGGAATTTGATACGACTCGCTCAACCGACGAACTCTGGGATATTCATCGTAAAGAGATGGATCGGTTTCGTCGAGGGGAGCATCCAGACTCTCACGCCACTAACCTATTGGATCTTAAAGAGGAGATCGCCAAGCGCATCATGCGCTCCTGCCAGTTCTGTGAGAGAAGGTGTCGTGTCGACAGAACCGAGGGGAAGAGAGGGCACTGCGGGGTACTCGAACCGCGGATATCAAGCGAGTTCATTCACCGCGGGGAGGAACCCCCTCTAGTACCTTCGTACACCATCTTCTTCGCGGGTTGCACCTTCGATTGCGTTTTCTGTCAAAACTACGACATCAGCACTGATCCTGACGCGGGGATATCCTTCGAACCAGAGGTTCTAGCCGATCGGATTGAGAGGCGGTTTGAACCAACCAGTATCGGAAGGTACTCGATCATCGAAAAGGCCAGAAATGTCAATTGGGTGGGAGGGGATCCTACCCCCAATCTCCCCTACGTCCTGACTGTGCTGAGGGAGTGCAGGGCCAACATTCCACAGGTATGGAACTCCAACATGTATCTCACCCCTGAGTCGATGGCGATTTTGGACGGCGTTATCGACCTGTATTTGACCGACTTCAAGTATGGAAATGATGAGTGCGCGGAGAGACTTTCCAACGCTGCCCGCTATTGGGAAGTCGCCACCAGAAACCATATCGAGGCTTATCGACAGGCCGATATCATCGTTCGGCATTTGGTCCTGCCCAATCATGTCGAATGCTGTTCCCACCCCATCCTTGAGTGGCTTGCGGACAACATGCCTAAAGCATTGGTGAATGTCATGGCCCAGTATCGTCCGGTCCACCGAGCAAAGGAGCATAGGGATATTTCACGTCATCTTCGAAACGATGAATACCTGGCGGCATTGAGTCGTGCAAGGGATCTAGACCTTCATCTGGTTATCTAG
- a CDS encoding mechanosensitive ion channel, translated as MRAKALLLAIPLALILVSVVAPMASAQSITIFEVDSYDKEITASEGTSFEWVVYNNDTSVIIVKPSLSPSSIEHLEISISPAYQTITPSNSTTFIVYLVAHREMSSSEIEFTIFFNATLMESPESQITITKEFDLTVKALYGTTAGNNKIFGIWDNPFPPPLDTTYGAFIITVLGWIGIAFFIILIVDPIVHRISRKTETDLDDRVVKILRGPVFFIILLYGFTSSLKILNLPSNVLLAIEDIYAVGFIILLVWLSYKIYDNVLISYAHAYSNKTEMDLDDTLVPLFEKLGMIIIPFIGVMLVFNHFGYDLTVFLAGFGVLGIIIGFAAQDTLSNFFSGMSILLDRPFKVGDLILYEDDVCEVRRIGMRSTTLYNTFKSENFIVPNNEMASRKITNIVRPDLRYKVKVEVGVAYGSDIELVKKLIMESAMAEPHVLKDPEHYPWIRFTEFADSALVFKLFLWVDDLNNQWLVGSNVRENIDRAFREHDVNIPFPQRTVWLQNDKGGN; from the coding sequence ATGAGGGCAAAGGCACTCTTGCTGGCGATCCCGCTCGCACTGATATTGGTATCTGTGGTCGCACCGATGGCCTCAGCTCAGAGTATAACCATCTTCGAGGTGGACAGCTATGACAAGGAGATAACCGCCAGTGAGGGAACATCTTTTGAATGGGTGGTGTACAACAACGACACCTCTGTCATCATCGTAAAACCTTCACTATCTCCTTCATCGATCGAACATCTAGAGATCAGCATTTCACCAGCATATCAAACGATTACGCCTAGCAACTCAACAACTTTCATTGTCTATTTGGTCGCCCACAGGGAGATGTCCAGCAGTGAGATCGAATTCACCATCTTCTTCAACGCAACCCTCATGGAATCACCTGAAAGCCAGATCACCATCACAAAGGAGTTCGATCTAACCGTCAAGGCGCTCTACGGGACCACGGCCGGAAACAACAAGATATTCGGCATCTGGGACAATCCATTCCCTCCGCCCCTTGACACCACATACGGCGCTTTCATAATCACGGTATTGGGCTGGATTGGAATTGCATTCTTCATCATTCTGATCGTGGATCCAATCGTCCACCGAATTTCTAGAAAAACAGAAACCGATCTTGACGACCGTGTCGTCAAAATACTAAGAGGCCCAGTCTTCTTCATAATCCTACTATATGGATTCACGTCGTCGCTGAAGATACTCAATCTACCGTCCAACGTACTCCTAGCAATAGAGGACATTTATGCAGTAGGCTTCATCATTCTTCTCGTCTGGCTTTCATACAAGATCTATGATAACGTGCTGATATCATACGCCCATGCTTACTCAAACAAGACCGAGATGGACCTGGATGATACCTTGGTACCTCTCTTCGAGAAACTAGGGATGATCATAATCCCGTTCATAGGGGTCATGCTCGTATTCAATCACTTCGGGTACGATCTTACAGTATTCCTTGCTGGATTCGGCGTACTGGGAATCATAATCGGATTCGCCGCACAGGACACCCTTTCCAACTTCTTCAGCGGTATGTCCATACTCCTGGACAGGCCGTTCAAGGTGGGTGACCTCATACTCTATGAGGATGATGTCTGCGAAGTGAGGCGCATAGGGATGCGTTCCACGACATTATATAACACATTCAAATCCGAGAACTTCATCGTCCCCAATAACGAAATGGCAAGCCGCAAGATCACCAACATAGTGAGACCCGATCTCCGGTACAAGGTCAAGGTCGAAGTGGGTGTGGCCTATGGTTCTGACATCGAACTTGTGAAGAAGCTGATCATGGAATCAGCCATGGCAGAGCCGCATGTCCTCAAAGACCCAGAACATTATCCCTGGATCAGGTTCACCGAGTTCGCGGACTCCGCACTGGTATTCAAGCTGTTCTTGTGGGTAGATGACCTAAACAACCAATGGCTTGTAGGCTCGAATGTTAGGGAGAACATTGACCGTGCGTTCAGGGAGCATGATGTCAATATACCGTTCCCGCAGAGAACGGTTTGGTTACAGAACGATAAGGGCGGGAACTAG
- the amrS gene encoding AmmeMemoRadiSam system radical SAM enzyme, whose protein sequence is MKMAKFWKKAGGKVSCGLCPHTCAIAPDKKGICGVRQNHNGNLMTLIYGKASSIHVDPIEKKPLFHFMPGEMALSLGSIGCNFRCLHCQNYSISQANVEMFQISNLSPEQVSEISERDRCRIISWTYNEPTIWHEFTFDSSVVAKERGLATTYVTNGYINEEPLREIAPFLDAMNIDVKAFRDDFYRKVCKAYLQPVLNTVELAHSLGIHVELTYLIIPDMNDSEDEIRDFSKWVSSISIEMPVHFTRFHPDYMMTDIKPTPISTLDMAFNTAKKEGLAFVYLGNVPSDDRENTYCPDCGTLVIQRTGFRTNVVELKDGKCGKCGRSLNMIVR, encoded by the coding sequence ATGAAAATGGCCAAGTTCTGGAAGAAGGCTGGTGGAAAGGTCTCCTGCGGCCTCTGCCCCCATACTTGCGCCATAGCCCCTGATAAGAAAGGAATATGCGGTGTAAGGCAGAACCACAACGGCAATCTAATGACCTTGATCTATGGAAAAGCATCATCTATTCATGTGGATCCAATAGAAAAGAAGCCATTATTCCACTTCATGCCAGGAGAGATGGCACTATCTCTGGGAAGTATCGGCTGCAACTTCCGCTGCCTTCACTGCCAGAATTATTCCATATCGCAAGCCAATGTGGAGATGTTTCAAATTAGCAATCTGTCCCCGGAGCAGGTGAGCGAAATCAGTGAGCGTGACAGGTGCAGAATCATCTCCTGGACTTACAACGAGCCTACCATATGGCATGAGTTCACATTCGACAGTTCAGTGGTTGCCAAGGAGAGGGGTTTGGCCACGACATATGTAACGAATGGTTACATCAACGAGGAACCCCTTAGGGAGATCGCTCCTTTCCTCGATGCGATGAACATCGATGTGAAGGCCTTTAGGGATGACTTCTACCGCAAGGTCTGCAAGGCATACCTTCAACCTGTGCTCAACACCGTGGAACTCGCCCACTCTCTCGGAATCCACGTCGAGCTGACGTATCTCATCATTCCAGACATGAACGACTCTGAGGATGAGATAAGGGATTTCTCGAAATGGGTCTCCTCGATCTCCATCGAGATGCCCGTTCATTTCACCCGATTCCATCCTGATTACATGATGACAGACATCAAACCCACTCCGATTTCCACGCTGGACATGGCCTTCAACACCGCAAAGAAAGAAGGCTTGGCATTCGTATATCTTGGAAATGTACCTTCCGATGATCGGGAGAACACCTACTGCCCAGACTGTGGGACCTTGGTCATCCAGAGAACGGGATTCAGGACGAATGTCGTTGAATTGAAGGATGGGAAATGTGGAAAATGCGGACGTTCGCTCAACATGATCGTCCGATGA
- the thiL gene encoding thiamine-phosphate kinase, with translation MARLDDLGEKAIVSRILERLESGVAVGPGDDAAAIDMGSFYLVVSTDLVSKVSHSPSGMTDWQIGWMVAAVNYSDIAAMGAEPLGLLLAMGLPRDMDADRVMAMIQGADDCSRKMGVSLLGGDTKEAKEIILTGTALGKVNKEGLLRRSGAVPGDLLAVTGELGQAAAGFISIREKIDCPRGIRALMEPWPRIIEGRSLSGSGHVTACIDISDGLAHSVHLLSNASGVAFELEWESIPMGKDVAQMSGISGVDLEELVLFFGGDYELLFTISPDGLDDVRRDIPGIRIIGRAMEGRENILSRQGEIVNLENRGWEHFA, from the coding sequence ATGGCGAGACTGGACGACCTGGGGGAGAAAGCCATTGTCTCCAGAATACTGGAAAGGTTGGAAAGTGGGGTGGCAGTAGGACCGGGTGACGATGCTGCGGCCATCGATATGGGATCCTTTTACCTTGTTGTCAGCACCGACCTTGTCTCTAAGGTCTCGCACTCGCCATCTGGCATGACTGACTGGCAGATCGGTTGGATGGTGGCCGCGGTTAACTACAGTGACATTGCAGCTATGGGAGCAGAACCGCTCGGACTGCTGTTGGCAATGGGGTTGCCCAGGGATATGGATGCCGATAGGGTGATGGCAATGATCCAAGGTGCCGACGATTGCTCCAGAAAAATGGGAGTGAGCCTCCTGGGCGGAGATACCAAGGAAGCAAAGGAGATCATCCTGACCGGCACCGCCTTGGGTAAGGTCAATAAGGAGGGACTCCTCAGAAGGAGCGGGGCGGTACCTGGTGATCTCCTGGCCGTGACCGGGGAACTTGGCCAGGCAGCAGCTGGATTCATTTCAATTAGGGAGAAAATCGACTGTCCTAGGGGAATAAGAGCTCTCATGGAGCCATGGCCTAGAATAATAGAAGGGAGGTCCTTGTCGGGATCGGGTCATGTCACGGCCTGCATTGACATATCAGATGGACTGGCTCATTCTGTACATCTGCTTTCGAACGCCAGTGGAGTAGCCTTCGAACTGGAATGGGAATCGATTCCCATGGGAAAGGATGTTGCTCAGATGTCGGGGATATCTGGGGTAGACCTAGAAGAGCTGGTGCTATTCTTCGGCGGTGACTATGAATTGCTCTTCACCATCTCCCCAGATGGACTGGATGACGTCAGGAGAGATATTCCAGGCATCAGGATCATTGGAAGGGCGATGGAGGGCAGAGAAAACATTTTATCCAGGCAGGGGGAGATAGTTAACCTTGAGAATCGAGGTTGGGAACATTTTGCCTGA
- the larA gene encoding nickel-dependent lactate racemase produces the protein MKIEVPYGVDEILEAEIPDINLIGIVEPNEVESKDGFDEIRDSLDNPIDSPELAEFLKGSENPVFILNDGTRPTPSSKVLEALSTRINMSFPKYLIATGAHRAPTEDEYLFIFGRFYDMLRGRVHAHDSRKDRTVYLGDSKNGTEMWINEIAVDADRLIIITSVEPHYFAGYTGGRKSILPGVASFDTIEQNHKLAMRKEAQSLSLDGNPVNEDMVDALKVLEGKEIFAIQIVLDRHHNIYKVASGNLLSSFRKAVTWAKEVFSVDVGEKVDAVITVAPYPMDVDLYQSQKAMDNAKWALKEGGKLILVSKCRDGIGHDTFYKQLSMSENPSEILENLKKEYQLGFHKAAKLAEVALWADLWAVTDLDPGTLSKANIQPFDSLQAAVDAVLQWKEDAKILVLMNGSVTVPRVD, from the coding sequence ATGAAGATCGAAGTCCCCTATGGCGTAGATGAGATTTTGGAGGCGGAGATCCCCGATATCAATTTGATTGGAATCGTCGAGCCGAATGAGGTCGAGTCCAAAGACGGCTTCGATGAAATACGGGATTCCCTTGACAACCCAATTGACTCTCCTGAGCTTGCTGAGTTTCTAAAGGGTTCCGAGAACCCAGTGTTCATACTCAATGATGGGACCAGACCAACACCTTCCAGCAAGGTCCTTGAGGCACTCTCAACAAGGATCAACATGTCATTCCCCAAATACCTGATCGCTACAGGGGCTCACCGGGCTCCAACTGAGGATGAGTACCTTTTCATCTTTGGCAGGTTCTACGATATGCTGAGAGGAAGGGTCCATGCACATGATTCAAGAAAGGATCGAACAGTCTACTTGGGAGATTCAAAGAATGGCACGGAGATGTGGATAAACGAGATCGCGGTGGACGCGGATAGACTGATCATCATAACTAGCGTCGAGCCCCACTACTTCGCTGGTTACACTGGCGGTAGGAAATCCATCCTACCGGGCGTTGCTTCATTCGACACCATCGAACAGAATCACAAGTTGGCCATGAGGAAGGAGGCTCAGTCCCTCTCTTTGGACGGGAATCCGGTGAACGAGGACATGGTGGACGCGCTGAAAGTGCTGGAAGGCAAGGAGATCTTCGCCATCCAGATCGTGCTGGATCGTCATCACAATATCTACAAGGTGGCATCTGGGAATCTGTTAAGCAGCTTCAGGAAAGCCGTGACCTGGGCAAAAGAGGTCTTCTCAGTGGATGTGGGAGAGAAAGTGGATGCGGTAATAACCGTGGCCCCATATCCCATGGACGTGGATCTTTACCAGTCCCAAAAAGCCATGGACAATGCCAAATGGGCTCTGAAGGAGGGAGGGAAGCTCATACTCGTCTCCAAGTGCAGGGATGGGATAGGGCACGATACTTTCTACAAGCAGCTTTCCATGTCGGAGAACCCATCCGAGATATTGGAGAATCTAAAGAAGGAGTACCAACTTGGGTTCCACAAAGCCGCAAAGCTTGCCGAGGTGGCTCTATGGGCGGATCTCTGGGCGGTTACCGACCTTGATCCTGGTACTCTCAGTAAAGCTAATATACAGCCCTTCGATAGCTTACAGGCTGCGGTCGACGCCGTCCTCCAGTGGAAGGAGGACGCCAAGATACTTGTGTTGATGAACGGCAGCGTCACAGTACCCAGAGTTGATTGA
- a CDS encoding (Fe-S)-binding protein yields the protein MRKALMTCTYCGFCKSVCPVFDDVRWDPSAARGRNILAYGLLNKDIPADDSVIEYIYQCTTCKDCERRCPSNIEVVDIVESCRRDLVENDKLLPKHRRIVDNIIKFGNPYAEEESVAKTLGKEPKHAEVGYFVGCTSAYRNQSTADATISILEKTGVDYTLLDEVCCGSVMQRIGWNEEDLVDLMERNVKAIADLGVEEVIFSCAGCYRMFKEEYPKFVDVPFKVLHVSEFLADRNLKLKPLAKSVTYHDPCHLGRHCEVYEAPRELLAKIPEIDFKEMPRNRDTSRCCGGGGGVRSAYPELSGDIAGGRVREAEIADILVTSCPFCVNNLKLGCDKVGSDIEVMDLVELIESLLKE from the coding sequence ATGCGCAAGGCCTTGATGACCTGCACCTACTGCGGATTCTGCAAGAGCGTTTGCCCGGTCTTCGATGATGTGAGATGGGACCCAAGTGCGGCCCGGGGTCGAAATATTCTTGCCTACGGTCTGCTGAATAAGGACATACCCGCCGACGATTCGGTGATCGAGTATATCTATCAATGCACCACTTGCAAGGACTGCGAGAGACGCTGTCCTTCCAACATTGAAGTGGTGGACATCGTTGAGAGCTGCAGAAGGGACCTGGTGGAGAACGACAAGTTGCTTCCCAAGCACCGCAGGATAGTGGATAACATAATCAAGTTCGGTAACCCCTACGCCGAGGAAGAGAGCGTTGCCAAGACTCTGGGTAAGGAGCCTAAACATGCCGAGGTGGGTTACTTTGTGGGTTGCACTAGCGCCTACCGCAATCAGAGTACCGCCGATGCTACCATTTCCATTTTGGAGAAGACGGGAGTGGATTACACACTTCTGGATGAGGTGTGTTGCGGGAGCGTGATGCAGCGCATAGGATGGAACGAAGAGGATCTCGTGGATCTCATGGAACGCAACGTGAAAGCAATTGCTGACCTGGGGGTCGAAGAGGTCATTTTCTCCTGCGCTGGGTGTTACCGAATGTTCAAGGAGGAGTATCCCAAGTTCGTGGATGTTCCCTTCAAGGTTCTTCATGTATCGGAGTTCCTTGCGGATAGGAATCTCAAGCTCAAACCATTGGCCAAGAGTGTCACATATCATGATCCCTGTCACCTGGGTAGGCACTGTGAGGTGTACGAGGCACCCCGCGAACTGCTAGCCAAGATACCTGAAATAGATTTCAAGGAGATGCCGAGGAACAGGGACACTTCAAGATGCTGTGGTGGCGGCGGCGGAGTGAGATCTGCCTACCCTGAATTGTCTGGTGATATAGCAGGTGGGAGAGTAAGAGAGGCGGAGATCGCCGATATTCTGGTGACCTCATGTCCTTTCTGTGTGAACAACCTCAAGCTTGGATGCGATAAGGTAGGCTCAGATATCGAGGTCATGGACCTTGTAGAGCTGATAGAATCGCTCCTCAAAGAGTGA
- the folP gene encoding dihydropteroate synthase has product MIARFRFYGSLREAKAEWTRFHLPAMVDDERQLFTKAFAFIEDADPIELASLKGDVEDLGGKAYRCDTSISRMLIVGSRDMFPELSEIASPVAVTLREALSNLLCRENRTIRIGGHDIVLDRTQVMGIVNVTPDSFSDGGLCFGVDKAFDRALQMAEYGVDMIDVGGESTRPFSDPVSESEELKRVIPVIERLSDELRVPISVDTRRPNVASRALESGAVMVNDISGLRDPAMISAVANAGVPVVLMHMRGEPKTMQENIRYDDVVGDIMTILKRNISAAMEAGMDPENIIIDPGIGFGKTTDNNLEIIRRLYEFRCMDHPIMVGPSRKNFIGKILDLPVAERLEGTLAASVASIINGADMIRVHDVKEAVRAAKMADSFRRF; this is encoded by the coding sequence ATGATAGCTAGGTTCAGATTCTACGGCAGTCTGAGGGAGGCAAAGGCGGAATGGACCCGCTTCCATCTCCCGGCGATGGTTGATGATGAGCGGCAGCTCTTCACCAAGGCATTCGCCTTCATCGAGGACGCAGATCCGATAGAATTGGCAAGTCTTAAGGGCGATGTTGAAGACCTCGGGGGAAAAGCTTACCGTTGCGACACCTCCATCTCAAGAATGCTGATTGTCGGCTCTCGGGACATGTTCCCAGAACTATCGGAGATTGCATCTCCAGTCGCCGTCACCCTGAGGGAGGCGCTCTCCAATTTACTTTGCCGGGAGAATAGGACTATCAGAATTGGCGGACATGACATCGTTCTCGACCGTACGCAGGTAATGGGAATCGTGAACGTCACTCCAGATTCATTCTCAGATGGCGGTCTTTGTTTTGGGGTCGATAAGGCTTTTGATCGAGCATTGCAGATGGCGGAATACGGAGTGGACATGATCGATGTGGGAGGAGAGTCCACTCGACCATTCTCTGATCCAGTATCGGAGTCGGAAGAGCTGAAGCGTGTGATCCCGGTTATTGAGAGACTTTCTGATGAATTGAGAGTTCCAATATCCGTGGACACCAGGAGGCCCAATGTGGCCTCGAGGGCTTTGGAGTCCGGTGCGGTCATGGTCAACGACATCTCTGGACTTCGAGATCCCGCCATGATATCCGCGGTCGCAAATGCTGGAGTGCCAGTCGTCCTGATGCACATGAGGGGGGAGCCCAAGACCATGCAGGAGAACATTCGCTATGATGACGTGGTGGGCGATATAATGACGATTCTCAAGAGGAATATCTCCGCAGCGATGGAGGCTGGCATGGATCCTGAGAACATCATAATCGACCCGGGAATAGGCTTTGGAAAGACCACTGATAACAATCTGGAAATCATCCGCCGCCTATACGAGTTCAGATGCATGGACCACCCCATCATGGTGGGACCCTCTAGGAAGAATTTCATAGGCAAAATCCTGGATCTTCCCGTAGCGGAAAGGTTGGAAGGGACCCTGGCAGCCTCAGTGGCATCAATCATCAACGGGGCGGACATGATCCGGGTTCATGATGTGAAAGAAGCTGTAAGAGCTGCGAAAATGGCCGATTCCTTTAGAAGGTTCTGA
- a CDS encoding DUF2116 family Zn-ribbon domain-containing protein codes for MAASLPPHSHCFYCDDPIPEGEDFCSEECKKTLMEKRKKESRKMLIFYMGAAVAFIIIGFVATM; via the coding sequence ATGGCGGCGAGTCTTCCACCACATTCCCATTGCTTCTACTGTGATGACCCAATACCTGAGGGTGAGGATTTCTGCTCAGAGGAGTGCAAGAAAACCTTAATGGAAAAACGGAAGAAGGAATCAAGAAAGATGCTGATCTTCTACATGGGTGCGGCTGTGGCCTTCATAATCATTGGCTTCGTTGCCACGATGTGA
- a CDS encoding M20/M25/M40 family metallo-hydrolase translates to MDRESVIGLLSDLVTIDSVNPSLSPSHPGELELANYLKEWFEMRGIVYKEQRVKNGRSNLIARLGGGERKLLIVSHMDTVGIDTMTIPPFDPRIEGDRLYGRGSADTKGGMTATLLALEGLLGHELPGEIIFAATMDEEFEAVGVDRLVEEVTADAAIVIEPVDMKAVVAHKGFAWIEFDIGGRAAHGSDTEFGIDAIMGCGQLLGRLSELDDLISETGHELLGRASLHASQVSGGEGWSTYPAYCRLRVERRTLPDETESDIQEEIDEIISSLRNNGIDIKGRIIFFRKATEISPDEDIVHSLMSAANSLCMEIQLGGMEGWPEAGILNQSGIPSVVFGPSGCKGHEAEEFVSIESVIACSRIIKQTALEFLSLPGP, encoded by the coding sequence ATGGATCGAGAGTCTGTTATCGGATTGCTCAGCGACCTGGTCACCATTGATAGCGTCAATCCATCGCTCTCGCCCTCCCATCCAGGAGAGTTGGAACTTGCCAATTACCTCAAAGAATGGTTTGAGATGAGGGGCATAGTATACAAGGAGCAGAGGGTTAAGAACGGCCGGAGCAATCTGATAGCTAGACTTGGAGGCGGAGAGAGAAAGCTGCTGATCGTGAGTCACATGGACACGGTGGGCATTGACACAATGACAATCCCTCCCTTCGATCCAAGAATCGAAGGGGACCGCCTCTACGGAAGGGGATCCGCTGACACAAAGGGGGGGATGACCGCCACGCTCCTGGCACTAGAAGGACTTCTCGGTCATGAGTTGCCCGGCGAGATCATTTTCGCCGCTACCATGGATGAGGAATTCGAAGCGGTGGGGGTGGATAGGCTCGTTGAGGAGGTCACCGCAGACGCCGCAATAGTGATCGAACCGGTCGACATGAAAGCGGTGGTAGCCCATAAGGGATTCGCCTGGATCGAATTCGATATTGGCGGGAGAGCAGCCCACGGCAGCGATACCGAATTTGGGATTGACGCCATCATGGGATGCGGTCAGCTCCTAGGAAGATTGAGTGAGCTTGATGATTTGATCTCAGAGACCGGTCACGAACTCCTAGGACGAGCATCGCTCCACGCCTCTCAGGTCTCCGGTGGCGAGGGGTGGTCGACATACCCTGCTTACTGTAGACTCAGAGTCGAGAGGAGGACGTTGCCTGACGAGACGGAGTCCGATATACAGGAAGAGATCGACGAGATAATATCGTCCCTTCGGAACAATGGCATCGATATCAAGGGAAGGATCATCTTCTTCAGGAAGGCTACTGAAATATCACCCGATGAGGATATTGTCCATTCTCTCATGTCCGCTGCCAATTCACTTTGTATGGAGATTCAATTGGGTGGAATGGAGGGTTGGCCAGAAGCCGGAATTCTGAACCAATCCGGGATACCATCTGTGGTCTTCGGTCCAAGCGGATGCAAGGGACACGAGGCAGAGGAATTCGTGAGCATCGAGAGCGTGATCGCCTGCTCTAGGATAATTAAGCAGACAGCGCTTGAATTCCTTTCATTACCTGGCCCCTGA